DNA from Marinagarivorans cellulosilyticus:
TTATTGGTTGATAACTATGAAGAATTTCACGTAGTGGTGCCTGATTAAACCGCATTAAGTAACAAAGCAAAAAGCACAACCTGTGGCAAAACTAGCAAAGGTAAAAATAGCGCAATTTTCCATGATCGCGTTGTGCTTTTAATCACCATTATTTCTGTGTAATCGGTAGCGACACCGGCCATTAAAAAAGCAAAGCTATTACCCGGTGCGTTTGCGCGATTAAAAATATCTGCAGCGATGGGGGTCGAGCCTTCCGAGCAAACTTCTATTACCGTTGCGGCAATTAAGGTGATGGCTAAGCCTAATAGTGTTGGGCCAAAATAGCTGCTAAAGATGTCTTCTGGCACGAAGGTTCGAATAGCGGCCGCTAATAAAACACCAACGAGCAACCAACGAATTACCATGCGCGATTCTTTAACCCCGTTCCAAAAGAAGTTGAGCGTACCTTTTAATGTCGGGTTAAATTTTTTGGCCGATGCTCTAAAGGCTGGCCATAAGACAAAATCGGCAGGTAAATCTTGGGTATTTGGGTTGCTTGGCAGCCAGCCTTTAGATACACATTGATCAAATAACCAACCGGCAACGACGGCAATAATCAGTGATAAAACAATAAATATCAGCGTCCATTGCAGGCCGATTAATGCCACCATAATCAGTGTAAGCGAAAATGAATTCCAAGGGCTGGCAATTAAAAAAGCCATCACTTGGCCCAAGCTAGCACCGCGCTCGTACAGTTTGGCCCCTACCATCAAAATGCCATGGCTGCATAAATCTAATAGCACGCCTGCGGCAGTGGCCCGCAGTAAACCGTTAAAGCCAGCATTTGTACCCATAATGGCCATAACCCATTCGCGTGGTACTTTTGCTAGCACTGCAACCATCAATACGCCAAAAGCAATGCCCCATGCCATTGTGTTAAGCAATTCAAAAACACTGTGCGCGGCATGGTGTAGCCAGGTAACCGGTAAATTAAAAAAGCTAGCAAGGTACAAGGTTAATACCAACGATAAAGAACCCCACAACAAATAATCTCGCGGGGCTTTTGTATCGCAGCAAGAGCTTTGTACTGGCGCGGGGCTGCCGCAGCAGCCGCTGGTTGGTGGTTTTTTCTCGGGTGGCGTATTAGAGCAACAGGACATTTAGCCTCGCTTAAGCCTTTATTAAACAGGTTGTCGCATAGTCACAAATTCTTCTGCGGCGGTTGGGTGAATGCCAACTGTTGCATCAAATACCGCTTTTGTTGCGCCAGCTTTTATGGCGATAGCCAAGCCTTGCATAATCTCACCGGCATCCGGCCCCACCATATGAGCGCCTAATATTTTATCGCTGTCACCGTCGACTAACAGCTTCATTAAAGTACGCTCGTCTGAGCCGCTAAGGGTGTGTTTAAGCGCGCGAAATTCACTGCGGTATTTTTGCACATTGGGGTATTTTTCACGGGCTTGTTCTTCTGTCATACCGACGGTGCCAATATTGGGTTGGCAAAAAACAGCCGTAGCAATGTTGTTGTAGTCAATTTCACACGGTTGCTGATTGTAATAATGTTTGGCTAGTGTCATGCCTTCTTCTAGCGCGACCGGCGTTAACTCCATACCACCAGTAACATCACCCACGGCGAGTATGCTGGGTATGGACGTTTGGAATTTATCGTTAACGGCAATGTGCCCGCTTTTGGCTAAATTTAGCGTGATGCCATCAGCGAATAAATTATTCAAATGCGGTTTGCGGCCAGTGGCATAAAGTACTGCATCGGTAATAAGGGTATTACCATTGTTAAGTGTTACAGCTAAGCGCCCATCGCTTTGTTTTTGTATGGCAGTAACATCTGTATTAAATTGCAGATCAACCCCTTGCTTGGCAATTTCTTGTGCGGCAAATTCACGCACTTCTTGATCGAACCCGCGCAAAAATAAATCGCCGCGGTAAAGCTGGTGAACATTAGCGCCTAAGCCGTTAAAAATGCCTGCAAACTCGACGGCAATATAACCACCACCCACAACCACAATATCGTTAGGGAAGGTGGCTAAATCAAAAATTTCGTTAGAGGAAACCACATGTTCGCGGCCGGGTAAGTCTGGCACAAAAGGCCAGCCGCCCACAGCGATAAGAATGCGCTCGCACGAGTAGCT
Protein-coding regions in this window:
- the gorA gene encoding glutathione-disulfide reductase, whose amino-acid sequence is MTYDYDLFVIGAGSGGVRAARMSASYGAKVAICEDKYMGGTCVNVGCVPKKLYVYAAEYSKQVKNAKGFGWSTQPPSFDWATLRDNKKDEIKRLNGIYESILGSANVTLIEGRGKIIDDHTVEVNGKSYSCERILIAVGGWPFVPDLPGREHVVSSNEIFDLATFPNDIVVVGGGYIAVEFAGIFNGLGANVHQLYRGDLFLRGFDQEVREFAAQEIAKQGVDLQFNTDVTAIQKQSDGRLAVTLNNGNTLITDAVLYATGRKPHLNNLFADGITLNLAKSGHIAVNDKFQTSIPSILAVGDVTGGMELTPVALEEGMTLAKHYYNQQPCEIDYNNIATAVFCQPNIGTVGMTEEQAREKYPNVQKYRSEFRALKHTLSGSDERTLMKLLVDGDSDKILGAHMVGPDAGEIMQGLAIAIKAGATKAVFDATVGIHPTAAEEFVTMRQPV
- a CDS encoding permease, translated to MSCCSNTPPEKKPPTSGCCGSPAPVQSSCCDTKAPRDYLLWGSLSLVLTLYLASFFNLPVTWLHHAAHSVFELLNTMAWGIAFGVLMVAVLAKVPREWVMAIMGTNAGFNGLLRATAAGVLLDLCSHGILMVGAKLYERGASLGQVMAFLIASPWNSFSLTLIMVALIGLQWTLIFIVLSLIIAVVAGWLFDQCVSKGWLPSNPNTQDLPADFVLWPAFRASAKKFNPTLKGTLNFFWNGVKESRMVIRWLLVGVLLAAAIRTFVPEDIFSSYFGPTLLGLAITLIAATVIEVCSEGSTPIAADIFNRANAPGNSFAFLMAGVATDYTEIMVIKSTTRSWKIALFLPLLVLPQVVLFALLLNAV